The Catenulispora sp. GP43 genome has a window encoding:
- a CDS encoding dihydrofolate reductase family protein has product MTQVIADISVSLDGFVAGPDDGPDRHPLGIGGERLHRWLFDLESWRAQADRVSGEHVEHRTPADIMGEFFARTGAAVIGRRMFDHGEKAWGDEPPFHIPVFVVTHRPLPPRRMSGGTDFEFVDEGVAVAVRRAVAAAGSKDVAVMGGGRVISSCLAAGLLDELRLHIVPVLLGGGVPLFARPTDPSTMLATARVELSSGVTHVFHRVIK; this is encoded by the coding sequence ATGACCCAGGTGATAGCGGACATCTCGGTGTCCCTCGACGGCTTCGTCGCCGGCCCCGACGACGGGCCCGACCGCCACCCGCTGGGCATCGGCGGCGAGCGTCTGCACCGCTGGCTCTTCGACCTCGAATCCTGGCGGGCCCAGGCCGACCGTGTGAGCGGCGAACACGTGGAGCACCGCACCCCCGCCGACATCATGGGCGAGTTCTTCGCCCGCACCGGCGCCGCGGTGATCGGCCGCCGCATGTTCGACCACGGCGAGAAGGCCTGGGGCGACGAGCCCCCGTTCCACATCCCGGTGTTCGTCGTGACGCACCGGCCGCTGCCGCCGCGCCGGATGTCCGGCGGCACCGACTTCGAGTTCGTCGACGAGGGCGTCGCCGTGGCCGTCCGCCGGGCGGTCGCCGCGGCGGGCTCGAAAGACGTGGCGGTCATGGGCGGCGGACGCGTGATCTCCTCGTGCCTGGCCGCCGGGCTGCTGGACGAGCTGCGCCTGCACATCGTGCCGGTGCTCCTCGGCGGCGGCGTCCCGTTGTTCGCCCGGCCCACGGATCCCTCGACCATGCTCGCCACGGCGCGGGTGGAGCTGTCGTCCGGCGTGACCCATGTCTTCCATCGCGTCATCAAGTGA
- a CDS encoding Glu/Leu/Phe/Val dehydrogenase dimerization domain-containing protein, whose protein sequence is MPGFPQWPDHESVLIRTGVRSGLPIVVAMHSSALGPAAGGCRIWRYPRWQDGLEDALRLSAAMTAKFAAAGLARGGGKTVVAMPEGYVLTPAGKRDILYDVADAIEALDGRYATGPDVGTSPQDMVVIGELTRHVFCKPAEDGGSGDSSPATAAGTVAALRAVGARLGGGNRPGGDSQPASAANPLRGLRLAVVGLGSVGARIAALLSEAGADLVLSDIDPAKKELADRLGATWCADPHRALTADVDIVVPAALGGVLTEEIVPGLRCRAVVGPANNQLAVPHVADALHERGIAWVPDYVASAGGVINAITIELDKGSEDQARQRVLAIQDTVAGLLESAVSRGVTLAAVAEELVRARLGGAESGTA, encoded by the coding sequence ATGCCCGGTTTCCCTCAGTGGCCTGATCACGAGTCGGTGCTCATCCGTACCGGAGTGCGGTCCGGGTTGCCGATCGTCGTGGCGATGCATTCCTCGGCGCTCGGGCCCGCTGCTGGCGGGTGCCGGATCTGGCGGTATCCGCGCTGGCAGGACGGGTTGGAGGACGCGCTGCGGCTGTCGGCGGCGATGACCGCCAAGTTCGCGGCGGCCGGGTTGGCCCGCGGTGGTGGCAAGACGGTGGTGGCGATGCCCGAGGGGTACGTGCTCACGCCGGCCGGCAAGCGCGACATCCTGTACGACGTCGCCGACGCCATCGAGGCGCTGGACGGCCGGTACGCGACCGGGCCGGATGTCGGCACCTCGCCGCAGGACATGGTGGTGATCGGGGAGCTGACGCGGCACGTGTTCTGCAAGCCGGCCGAGGACGGCGGCAGCGGGGATTCCTCACCGGCGACGGCGGCCGGGACCGTCGCGGCGCTGCGGGCGGTCGGGGCGCGGCTTGGCGGCGGTAACCGGCCCGGCGGCGACAGCCAGCCCGCCAGCGCCGCCAACCCCCTTCGCGGCCTGCGCCTCGCCGTCGTCGGCCTGGGCAGCGTCGGCGCGCGCATCGCGGCGCTGCTGTCCGAGGCCGGCGCCGACCTCGTGCTCAGCGATATCGACCCGGCCAAGAAGGAGCTCGCCGATCGCCTCGGCGCGACCTGGTGCGCCGATCCGCACCGGGCGCTGACCGCCGACGTCGACATCGTCGTCCCGGCCGCGCTCGGCGGGGTGCTGACCGAGGAGATCGTGCCGGGGCTGCGGTGTCGGGCCGTCGTCGGGCCGGCCAACAACCAGCTCGCGGTCCCGCATGTCGCCGATGCGCTGCACGAGCGCGGGATCGCCTGGGTCCCGGACTACGTCGCCAGTGCCGGGGGCGTGATCAACGCGATCACCATCGAGTTGGACAAGGGCTCCGAAGACCAGGCGCGGCAACGGGTTCTCGCCATCCAGGACACCGTGGCCGGGTTGCTGGAGAGTGCTGTAAGCCGGGGCGTGACACTCGCGGCCGTCGCCGAGGAGCTGGTGCGTGCCCGGCTCGGCGGGGCCGAATCCGGGACAGCCTGA
- a CDS encoding MFS transporter, which translates to MSVAGGDADADAGPAGPAPGVPRLLRDRSTIWAATALALVLTLIWARFLAGVGGDLAAQWSWADFAAKYPGSAYDLAWYGGIHPASYSLLAPFLMAAVGVRAAGVLSVVVSAVLLAHILTRAGLRWPLPVALWGTFALWCDLAAGRVTFAIGLMFGLAAGAAAGTERTPGWGRTALAAALAFLAVCASPLAGLFVEVAAAALLLTGRRRSGVALGVPGPVVVLLTSVLFPFSGVDPVGATTIISTAGCALAVALLVPSGPAAAPVWRVVRVGALLYAAGAGLTLLIDTPLGSNVERLALIFGSVVFLAALCARADLPSLRALRQHLPGVPRRPGLRSMALLLAFLFAGYWTVTSDIVGIPTPSGRAQGAGLVAELRSLHVEATGARVEAVPMLNHWESWGLVDVAQLARGWNRQADVQRNPLFYEGGLTSAAYHDWLQKWAVGYVAVPTATAAGLDYSARDEAAVLATDPPWLHQIWQDPSWRLLKFTDAVALASPPATVVATDPAHIVLDVAGGTTPVTVRVQWSPWLRVDGQSGACLAKDGDWTRLVVQSPGRYTIDSDYRLPRGSGCPGS; encoded by the coding sequence GTGTCTGTCGCCGGAGGAGATGCGGATGCGGATGCCGGGCCCGCCGGACCGGCCCCCGGTGTCCCGCGCCTGCTGCGCGACAGGTCGACGATCTGGGCGGCGACCGCGCTCGCGCTCGTCCTGACCCTGATCTGGGCCCGCTTCCTGGCCGGCGTCGGGGGCGACCTGGCCGCGCAGTGGTCCTGGGCCGACTTCGCCGCCAAGTACCCCGGCTCGGCCTACGACCTGGCCTGGTACGGCGGCATCCACCCGGCCTCCTACAGCCTGCTCGCGCCGTTCCTGATGGCCGCTGTCGGGGTCCGCGCCGCCGGTGTGCTGTCCGTGGTGGTCTCGGCGGTCCTGCTCGCGCACATCCTGACCCGCGCCGGGCTGCGCTGGCCGCTGCCGGTGGCGCTGTGGGGGACGTTCGCGCTGTGGTGCGACCTGGCCGCCGGCCGGGTCACCTTCGCCATCGGGCTCATGTTCGGCCTGGCCGCCGGCGCGGCCGCCGGGACCGAGCGCACGCCCGGCTGGGGCCGTACCGCGCTGGCCGCGGCGCTGGCGTTCCTGGCTGTGTGCGCCAGTCCGCTGGCCGGGCTGTTCGTCGAGGTCGCGGCCGCGGCCCTGCTGTTGACCGGACGCCGCCGCAGCGGCGTGGCCCTGGGCGTCCCGGGCCCGGTGGTGGTGCTGCTGACCAGCGTCCTGTTCCCGTTCTCCGGCGTGGACCCGGTCGGCGCCACGACGATCATCAGCACCGCCGGCTGCGCCCTGGCGGTGGCCCTGCTGGTCCCGAGCGGCCCGGCCGCCGCGCCGGTGTGGCGCGTGGTGCGCGTCGGCGCCCTGCTCTACGCCGCCGGCGCCGGCCTCACGCTGCTGATCGACACCCCGCTCGGCAGCAACGTCGAACGCCTCGCGCTGATCTTCGGCAGCGTGGTGTTCCTGGCCGCGCTGTGCGCCCGCGCCGACCTGCCGTCGCTGCGCGCGCTGCGGCAGCACCTGCCGGGCGTTCCCCGCCGGCCGGGGCTGCGCAGCATGGCCCTGCTGTTGGCGTTCCTGTTCGCCGGCTACTGGACGGTGACCAGCGACATCGTCGGCATCCCGACCCCGTCCGGCCGCGCGCAGGGCGCCGGGCTCGTCGCCGAACTGCGCAGCCTGCACGTGGAGGCAACCGGCGCGCGCGTCGAAGCCGTCCCGATGCTGAACCACTGGGAATCCTGGGGACTGGTCGACGTCGCCCAACTGGCCCGCGGCTGGAACCGCCAGGCCGACGTGCAGCGCAACCCCCTGTTCTACGAAGGCGGCCTCACCTCCGCCGCCTACCACGACTGGCTGCAGAAGTGGGCCGTCGGATACGTCGCGGTCCCGACCGCCACCGCCGCGGGCCTGGACTACTCGGCGCGCGACGAGGCCGCGGTGCTGGCGACCGATCCGCCGTGGTTGCACCAGATCTGGCAGGACCCGTCGTGGCGCCTGCTGAAGTTCACCGACGCCGTGGCGCTGGCCTCGCCGCCGGCGACGGTCGTGGCCACCGACCCCGCGCACATCGTGCTCGACGTCGCCGGCGGCACCACACCGGTGACCGTTCGCGTGCAGTGGTCGCCCTGGCTGCGGGTCGACGGGCAGAGCGGCGCCTGCCTGGCCAAGGACGGCGACTGGACGCGGCTTGTAGTGCAGAGCCCGGGCCGGTACACGATCGACAGCGACTATCGGCTGCCGCGCGGATCGGGATGCCCGGGGTCGTGA
- a CDS encoding FAD-dependent oxidoreductase, translating to MTATGALPDTVWQTHRPAVFGAAYRILGSVADGREIGYDRLVLAAGSSLPRPRDLPGAERLFDIESLDGARRLTEHLRGRDGFHAVVVGAGFTGLEAAAAFDAEHTVM from the coding sequence ATGACGGCCACGGGCGCACTCCCGGACACCGTCTGGCAGACGCACCGCCCCGCAGTCTTCGGCGCCGCCTACCGGATCCTCGGCTCCGTCGCCGACGGCCGCGAGATCGGCTACGACCGCCTGGTCCTCGCCGCCGGCAGCAGCCTGCCCCGGCCGCGCGACCTGCCCGGCGCCGAACGTCTCTTCGACATCGAAAGCCTGGACGGCGCACGCCGCCTCACCGAGCACCTGCGTGGCCGCGACGGCTTCCACGCGGTCGTGGTCGGCGCCGGCTTCACCGGCCTGGAGGCCGCCGCCGCGTTCGACGCCGAGCACACCGTCATGTAG
- a CDS encoding NAD(P)/FAD-dependent oxidoreductase, with the protein MPAAEDEARPAVTLVGDQWSPECSVLRTFLTRSEVPYTWLRPGDPRGAQVLADHGVAAADTPVLIDEAGRVLHVSRPRGLEPVAEWLGLHTDPGGGAYDLVVVGAGPAGMAAAVYGASEGLRTVVVERWAIGGQSGLTSRIENYLGFPDGISGADLADRARRQATKFGAELVLTRQASALAARDGGGFTVGFADGGSVAGRAVLVATGANTRTLHAPGVADFVGRGVYYFSALTEAPLCTGQDVYIVGGANSAGQAAIYFSQCARKVVLLVRGDSLEREMSTYLIKQIEAIPTIEVRTRTEVAGASGDTHLERLTLRDTRTGATENANATWLFAFIGAAPDTAWLGPRFLRDADGCLVTGNDIAAAGAAEPAWPLPRAPYHLETTVPGVFAAGDVRAWSARRVAGAVGEGSMAVMLVHAYLADR; encoded by the coding sequence ATGCCTGCTGCGGAGGACGAGGCACGGCCGGCCGTGACCCTCGTCGGCGATCAGTGGTCGCCGGAATGCTCGGTGCTGCGGACCTTCCTGACGCGCAGCGAGGTCCCCTACACCTGGCTGCGGCCAGGCGACCCGCGTGGCGCACAGGTGCTGGCCGACCATGGCGTGGCCGCCGCCGACACCCCGGTGCTGATCGACGAGGCGGGGCGGGTGCTGCACGTGTCGCGGCCGCGCGGGCTCGAACCGGTCGCCGAGTGGCTGGGCCTGCACACCGATCCCGGCGGCGGCGCGTACGACCTGGTGGTCGTCGGCGCCGGCCCGGCCGGGATGGCGGCGGCCGTCTACGGGGCCTCGGAGGGGCTGCGCACCGTGGTGGTGGAACGGTGGGCGATCGGCGGGCAGTCGGGGCTCACTTCGCGGATCGAGAACTACCTCGGCTTCCCCGACGGCATCTCCGGCGCGGACCTCGCCGATCGCGCGCGCCGGCAGGCGACCAAGTTCGGGGCCGAGCTCGTCCTGACGCGGCAGGCCAGCGCTCTTGCCGCGCGGGACGGCGGCGGCTTCACTGTCGGCTTCGCCGACGGCGGCAGCGTCGCGGGCCGCGCGGTGCTCGTGGCGACCGGCGCGAACACCCGCACGCTGCACGCTCCCGGCGTGGCCGACTTCGTCGGACGCGGCGTCTACTACTTCTCCGCGCTCACCGAAGCGCCACTGTGCACCGGCCAGGACGTGTACATCGTCGGCGGCGCCAACTCGGCGGGCCAGGCCGCGATCTACTTCTCCCAGTGCGCCCGCAAGGTGGTCCTGCTGGTCCGCGGGGACTCCCTGGAACGCGAGATGTCGACCTACCTGATCAAGCAGATCGAGGCCATCCCCACCATCGAGGTCCGCACCCGCACCGAGGTCGCCGGCGCCTCCGGCGACACCCACTTGGAGCGCCTGACGCTGCGCGACACCCGCACCGGCGCCACCGAGAACGCCAACGCCACCTGGCTGTTCGCCTTCATCGGCGCCGCCCCCGACACCGCCTGGCTGGGCCCGCGCTTCCTGCGCGACGCCGACGGCTGCCTGGTCACCGGCAACGACATCGCGGCCGCCGGCGCCGCCGAACCGGCCTGGCCCCTGCCGCGCGCGCCGTACCACCTGGAGACCACGGTGCCCGGGGTCTTCGCCGCCGGCGATGTGCGCGCGTGGTCCGCACGGCGGGTCGCCGGCGCGGTGGGGGAGGGGTCGATGGCGGTGATGTTGGTGCACGCGTATTTGGCGGACCGCTAG
- a CDS encoding MFS transporter, producing MLADTAPLRESPAFRRLWISQLCSSFGGQMTTVAVLFQVWRSTGSAAWTGAIGLAQAVPLIAFGLFAGALADRLDRRRFYLVCTVGQGACSALLATQALLGTFPVLVVLLVVAAQSLFGAGSGPTARTFLPQLVRTEHLGAALALNRIAFQASMMVGPAVGGLVVAGVGIGGCYLIDALSFAVAFYGAFRLPRMAMSLRSEAAPRAGMRGVADGLSYLMHTAPVRGALLTDLATTVLTMPVALFPLLNAERFGGNPRTLGLFLAAIAVGGVTASVFSGTFTRLPRPGAVMLLGSTVWGAALLTLGLVSNAWLGLACLAVAGAADTLAVVSRSTVVQLNTPNEMLGRVSAAEQIAGQAGPELGNLRAGLTAAATSGTVALVSGGVLCLAALALIVVKTPQLREFTRPTAVEPPQPLSVA from the coding sequence ATGCTCGCCGACACCGCCCCGCTCCGCGAGTCCCCCGCATTCCGCCGCCTGTGGATCAGCCAGCTGTGCTCCAGCTTCGGCGGACAGATGACCACCGTCGCCGTGCTCTTCCAGGTCTGGCGCAGCACCGGCAGCGCGGCGTGGACCGGCGCCATCGGCCTGGCGCAGGCGGTGCCGTTGATCGCGTTCGGCCTGTTCGCCGGCGCGCTGGCCGATCGGCTCGACCGGCGTCGCTTCTACCTGGTGTGCACCGTCGGGCAGGGGGCGTGCTCGGCCCTGCTCGCGACGCAGGCGCTGCTGGGGACGTTCCCGGTGCTCGTCGTGCTTCTCGTTGTGGCGGCGCAGTCGTTGTTCGGGGCGGGGAGTGGTCCGACCGCGCGGACGTTCCTGCCGCAGCTGGTCCGGACCGAGCACCTCGGGGCGGCGCTGGCGCTGAACCGGATCGCGTTCCAGGCCTCGATGATGGTCGGGCCGGCGGTCGGGGGGCTGGTGGTGGCCGGGGTCGGGATCGGCGGCTGTTATCTGATCGACGCGCTGTCCTTCGCCGTCGCGTTCTACGGCGCGTTCCGGCTGCCGCGAATGGCCATGTCACTGCGCTCGGAGGCGGCGCCGCGGGCCGGGATGCGGGGTGTGGCCGACGGTCTCAGCTACCTGATGCACACCGCGCCGGTGCGCGGTGCCCTGCTCACCGACCTGGCCACGACCGTGCTCACCATGCCGGTCGCGCTGTTCCCGCTGCTCAACGCCGAGCGCTTCGGCGGCAACCCGCGCACCCTGGGTCTGTTCCTGGCCGCGATCGCGGTCGGCGGGGTCACCGCCTCGGTGTTCTCCGGGACGTTCACCAGGCTGCCGCGGCCCGGCGCCGTCATGCTGCTCGGCTCGACGGTGTGGGGCGCCGCGCTGCTGACCCTCGGCCTGGTTTCCAACGCCTGGCTGGGCCTGGCCTGCCTGGCGGTCGCCGGGGCCGCGGACACCCTGGCGGTGGTCTCGCGCAGCACGGTCGTCCAGCTGAACACCCCCAACGAGATGCTCGGGCGGGTCTCCGCCGCCGAGCAGATCGCCGGGCAGGCCGGGCCGGAGCTGGGCAACCTGCGCGCCGGCCTGACCGCCGCCGCGACCTCCGGGACGGTGGCGCTGGTGAGCGGCGGCGTGCTGTGCCTGGCCGCGCTCGCGCTGATCGTCGTGAAGACGCCGCAGCTGCGGGAGTTCACCCGGCCGACGGCCGTCGAACCCCCGCAACCCCTCAGCGTGGCCTGA
- a CDS encoding SDR family oxidoreductase — protein sequence MLHDTVMLVSGVGPGLGREIAVRGAAAGADVVLAARTEPVLKAVAAEVEAHGRRALTVPTDILDPDSCRALTDRALDAFGRVDVFVSNAFAPPTMGDLATMDLDAVRASLETDALAALRLVQLLGPTLAAHAGSIVLVSSAVVHHSRPNFGAYKASKSALRSLGSSLATELGPSGVRVNTVVPNYIWTEGLKSWFAYQAAERGVSVEDVYAETAAAFDLRRLPDPGDVANAVLFLASDLARAITGQSLNVDAGEFHS from the coding sequence ATGCTCCACGACACAGTGATGCTGGTCTCCGGGGTCGGCCCGGGCCTGGGCCGGGAGATCGCGGTCCGCGGCGCCGCGGCCGGAGCCGACGTCGTGCTGGCCGCCCGCACCGAGCCGGTCCTGAAGGCGGTGGCCGCCGAGGTCGAGGCACACGGCCGGCGCGCGCTGACGGTCCCCACCGACATCCTCGACCCCGACTCCTGCCGGGCCCTGACCGACCGCGCGCTGGACGCCTTCGGCCGCGTCGACGTGTTCGTCAGCAACGCCTTCGCGCCCCCGACGATGGGCGACCTGGCCACGATGGACCTGGACGCCGTGCGGGCCTCCCTGGAGACCGACGCGCTGGCCGCACTGCGCCTGGTGCAGCTGCTGGGCCCGACCCTGGCCGCGCACGCGGGCTCGATCGTGCTGGTCAGCTCGGCGGTCGTGCACCACTCCCGCCCGAACTTCGGCGCGTACAAGGCGTCCAAGTCGGCGCTGCGCTCCCTGGGCAGCAGCCTGGCCACCGAACTCGGGCCCTCCGGCGTCCGGGTCAACACCGTGGTGCCGAACTACATCTGGACCGAGGGCCTGAAGAGCTGGTTCGCGTATCAGGCCGCTGAGCGCGGAGTGAGCGTGGAGGACGTCTACGCCGAGACGGCCGCCGCGTTCGACCTGCGGCGGCTGCCCGACCCCGGCGACGTGGCCAACGCGGTGCTGTTCCTGGCTTCGGATCTGGCCAGGGCGATCACCGGGCAGAGCCTGAACGTGGATGCGGGGGAGTTCCACTCCTAG
- a CDS encoding MarR family winged helix-turn-helix transcriptional regulator, protein MTAPDQPADQPFDDPSDASLWRPLYQLVAAVDADIAQVYADAAIAGVKPNWVRELLRLYREGPMTITELAEAIGRTHSALSQKVAAMKTAGLVHTTRGPDARTKRVELTPRARLLAPRLAAEWRATEAALAELEAEIPYPVSKAVADVERALARKSFHERISERLREDPAWRGE, encoded by the coding sequence ATGACCGCCCCCGACCAGCCCGCCGACCAGCCCTTCGACGACCCGTCCGACGCCAGCCTGTGGCGCCCCCTGTATCAGCTGGTGGCCGCCGTCGACGCCGACATCGCGCAGGTCTACGCCGACGCCGCGATAGCGGGCGTGAAGCCCAACTGGGTGCGCGAACTGCTGCGCCTGTACCGCGAGGGCCCGATGACCATCACCGAACTCGCCGAGGCGATCGGGCGCACCCACTCGGCCCTGAGCCAGAAGGTCGCCGCGATGAAGACCGCCGGCCTGGTCCACACCACCCGCGGCCCCGACGCCCGCACCAAGCGGGTCGAGCTGACCCCGAGGGCCCGCCTCCTGGCCCCCCGCCTGGCCGCGGAATGGCGCGCGACCGAGGCCGCGCTGGCGGAGCTGGAGGCGGAGATCCCGTACCCGGTGAGCAAGGCGGTGGCCGACGTCGAGCGGGCGCTGGCGCGCAAGAGCTTTCACGAGCGGATCAGTGAGCGGCTGAGGGAGGACCCCGCATGGCGCGGCGAGTAG
- a CDS encoding TetR/AcrR family transcriptional regulator C-terminal ligand-binding domain-containing protein, which produces MPAQQRHHGNRHGRSEDARQAVLQAADDLLVEKGFAGVTIEGVAAAAGVAKQTIYRWWGSKTDILLDTFLEDAARDLAPQEHEPLAEDLRAHLTRLAGFLSGNDAGAVFKALIGHAQHDPAFAEKLRTHYLDEQRQRDRAPLDRAIARGELPGDVDVLAAVDLLVGPIYHRVLMTGDPVDERFIGGLVAHFVKGYGLS; this is translated from the coding sequence TTGCCCGCACAGCAGCGCCACCACGGAAACCGGCACGGCCGCAGCGAGGACGCGCGGCAGGCCGTGCTGCAAGCGGCCGACGACCTGCTGGTGGAGAAGGGCTTCGCGGGCGTGACGATCGAGGGCGTCGCGGCCGCCGCCGGCGTCGCCAAGCAGACGATCTACCGCTGGTGGGGCTCGAAGACGGACATCCTGCTGGACACGTTCCTGGAGGACGCCGCCCGCGACCTGGCCCCGCAGGAGCACGAGCCCCTGGCCGAGGACCTGCGCGCGCACCTGACGCGGCTGGCCGGCTTCCTGAGCGGCAACGACGCCGGCGCGGTCTTCAAGGCCCTGATCGGCCACGCCCAGCACGATCCCGCCTTCGCCGAGAAGCTGCGCACGCACTACCTCGACGAACAGCGGCAGCGCGACCGTGCGCCGCTGGACCGGGCGATCGCGCGCGGCGAGCTGCCGGGGGATGTGGACGTGCTCGCCGCGGTGGACCTGCTCGTGGGGCCGATCTATCACCGGGTCCTGATGACCGGGGATCCGGTGGACGAGCGGTTCATCGGCGGGCTGGTCGCGCACTTCGTCAAGGGCTACGGCCTGAGCTGA
- a CDS encoding flavin-dependent oxidoreductase yields MRVLIVGAGIGGLSAALSLHAAWVGTEIRVIDSVSELRPLGVGINLLPHATRELIELGLGPELAALAVPTAEVVVMDRFGNRIWSEARGEAAGYNWPQYSVHRGELQAILLAAVRDRLGPDSVQTSTALAEVRQEGDRVLSRLVGRAGEDLGTVESDLVIGADGLHSTVRAQLHPDEGAPRWSGIKMWRGCAEGEAFLTGRSMMWAGSNRAAKFVVYPISAPRGEDGRVLINWVAEVRVDSDAAQVPDWDRAGDLAEALPHYQGWTMAGVDICELMASSPKVLEYPMVDRDPLPFWGRGRITLLGDAAHPMYPIGSNGGSQAILDARHLAHALASHEDDPAAGLAAYEALRLPATAAVVAANRTFPMDRILNLVADRAPEGFGAIEEVLSAAEITAIDEAFRSTTGFDADALNARASLSVR; encoded by the coding sequence GTGAGGGTACTGATCGTCGGCGCCGGGATCGGCGGGCTCAGCGCGGCGCTGAGCCTGCACGCGGCGTGGGTGGGCACCGAGATCCGGGTGATCGACTCGGTGTCCGAGCTGCGACCGCTCGGCGTCGGTATCAACCTGCTGCCGCACGCCACGCGCGAGCTGATCGAGCTGGGCCTGGGGCCGGAGCTGGCGGCGCTGGCGGTGCCGACGGCCGAGGTGGTCGTGATGGACAGGTTCGGGAACCGGATCTGGTCCGAGGCGCGCGGCGAGGCGGCCGGCTACAACTGGCCGCAGTACTCGGTGCACCGCGGCGAGTTGCAGGCGATCCTGCTGGCGGCGGTGCGCGACCGGCTCGGGCCGGACAGCGTGCAGACCTCCACGGCGCTGGCCGAGGTGCGGCAGGAGGGCGACAGGGTGCTGAGCCGGCTGGTCGGGCGGGCCGGGGAGGACCTGGGGACCGTCGAGTCCGATCTGGTCATCGGCGCCGATGGGCTGCACTCCACGGTGCGTGCGCAGCTGCATCCGGACGAGGGCGCGCCGCGATGGAGCGGTATCAAGATGTGGCGCGGCTGCGCGGAGGGGGAGGCGTTCCTCACCGGCCGGAGCATGATGTGGGCGGGGAGCAACCGGGCGGCGAAGTTCGTCGTGTATCCCATCTCCGCGCCGCGTGGCGAGGATGGACGGGTCCTGATCAACTGGGTCGCCGAGGTGCGTGTCGACTCCGACGCCGCGCAGGTGCCGGACTGGGACCGGGCCGGCGATCTGGCCGAGGCGCTGCCGCATTATCAGGGGTGGACGATGGCGGGCGTCGACATCTGCGAGCTGATGGCGTCGAGTCCGAAGGTGTTGGAGTACCCGATGGTGGACCGGGATCCGCTGCCGTTCTGGGGACGCGGGCGGATCACGCTGCTCGGGGACGCGGCGCATCCGATGTATCCGATCGGGTCCAACGGCGGGTCGCAGGCGATCCTCGACGCGCGGCATCTGGCGCATGCGCTGGCCTCGCACGAGGACGACCCGGCCGCCGGGCTGGCCGCGTACGAGGCGCTGCGGCTTCCGGCGACGGCGGCGGTGGTGGCGGCGAACCGGACGTTCCCGATGGACCGGATCCTGAACCTGGTGGCCGACCGGGCGCCGGAGGGGTTCGGCGCCATCGAGGAGGTGCTCAGCGCAGCGGAGATCACAGCGATCGACGAGGCGTTCCGGAGTACGACGGGGTTCGACGCCGACGCGCTGAACGCGCGGGCTTCGCTGTCGGTGCGGTAG
- a CDS encoding Lrp/AsnC family transcriptional regulator, with protein sequence MDHLDAEIVRLLQADARQSNRELARTLGVAPSTCLERVRSLTRRGVIRGYHAEIDTAALNRGVQALVAVQIRPLSRSVIDAFSDFASGLPEVLSTFVLSGGDDFVLHVGVPDLDRLHVFLTDRIAKRREVTGFRTSVIFKQVHQAAPERLPD encoded by the coding sequence ATGGATCACCTCGACGCGGAGATCGTCCGCCTCCTGCAAGCCGACGCCCGGCAGTCGAACCGCGAGCTCGCCCGCACCCTCGGCGTCGCGCCCTCGACGTGCCTGGAGCGGGTCAGGTCCCTGACCCGGCGCGGCGTGATCCGCGGCTACCACGCCGAGATCGACACCGCGGCCCTCAACCGCGGGGTGCAGGCGCTGGTCGCGGTGCAGATCAGGCCGCTGAGCCGGAGCGTGATCGACGCGTTCTCGGACTTCGCCTCGGGGCTGCCGGAGGTGCTCAGCACGTTCGTGCTCTCCGGCGGCGACGACTTCGTGCTGCACGTCGGCGTGCCCGACCTGGACCGGCTGCACGTGTTCCTCACCGACCGGATCGCCAAGCGGCGGGAGGTCACCGGGTTCCGGACCTCGGTGATCTTCAAGCAGGTGCACCAGGCGGCGCCGGAGCGGCTGCCGGACTGA
- a CDS encoding cupin domain-containing protein encodes MYSLLATGADSAVPHYHRGSSELFYVLDGRLDVLVGAEVRTADAGDLLIVPPGLNHAFGAHAGSTAEALIVITPGVRRFEYFRLVERTRSGLEPPETLRGTQERFDTFFVDSGVWERERARTRGKR; translated from the coding sequence ATGTATTCGCTTCTCGCCACCGGCGCGGACAGCGCGGTCCCGCACTACCACCGCGGATCCTCGGAGCTGTTCTACGTCCTGGACGGCCGGCTGGACGTCCTGGTCGGAGCGGAGGTGCGGACCGCGGACGCCGGCGACCTGCTGATCGTCCCGCCGGGCCTGAACCACGCCTTCGGCGCCCACGCGGGCTCGACGGCCGAGGCGCTGATCGTGATCACACCGGGGGTGCGGCGCTTCGAGTACTTCCGCCTGGTCGAGCGGACGCGCTCCGGGCTGGAGCCGCCGGAGACGCTGCGCGGGACGCAGGAGCGGTTCGACACGTTCTTTGTCGACAGCGGGGTTTGGGAGCGGGAGCGGGCGCGGACTCGCGGGAAGCGCTGA